The nucleotide sequence TTTGCACACAATACGAAACAAAAACCTACATCAACACTTGAAACCGCTTTCCCAGCCATTGTGCAATCAGTCACATACGCTTGCTTGGTCCAACTGAGTGCATGCTCAAGACTGTGGGGCTGAAGCCATCATCTTCAAATCCAGCTGGGTTTTGAAAAGCTGGCTGGTTCCTCCCCGCCCTCCGCCCCCAAAGTCAAGGCAGAACCCATTGCAGAAATGTCACCTCCAAATAAATGGGCACCTGTGCCCAGTGAAGCAGCTCTTCTGCATCTGAGGTGGTATACCTGTTGGCAACATTTTAGACTAGGAGTGGGGAATCTCTTTCAGCCTGAGGACTATGTTACCTTATGGGCAACCTTGGAAGGGTgggcaccatagctgtcaatcctccctgctgttcctcactgctatatacatagctgtcaaccctgctgttttccaatgctataataagggaatttcccaccccaaaaaaaggaaaaggttgacagctatggtgggcacatgccagtggtgggtgaggccagaggcaaaggtagACTGAGTAATGGGTGTAACAGCAGGCTGGATTCCAGCCtaacaaaagccagaggtttcgaTACTATCCCACACTGCTCTCCATCCTGCaaacaaggacacattccaggcaggcaaaggcATTCTTGCGGTGAGGCAGAGCAGTGAGGTGGGTGGGAGGGCACAGCTGGGAAAATGTTTCAAGGGCCTAGAGGGCCGAATTCTTAACCCATGGGGCAGATGttttccaccccctttttaagGATTGTGTTCTCCTGGAGTGCTTAGCGGCCCTTCTTGGCTATTAGCTCAGCCCACAATATGTGAAGACTTTCAGGTAACTCTTTTCTCTTGTCTCTGTCACAATGTGACTCCGTTTCCCTACGTTCTGCATGACAGATGGTAGcgggctgttgctgctgcccatcagtggtTGAATACCCTCAGCTTGAGGAGGTAGGCGGCGTTGCCtgcattttgctttctgttctcgctggaggtgggggtggggattcttTCTCTTGATTGCCAGTTTGGTTGCATCCTTCTCTGTGTTCTCTCAAAGAAACAAACATTCCCAACAAACCAGAGTTCCATTCCTGTGATGCTCACCAAGTGAGCATGGGTCCCATTTTTCTAAATGGCCTTGAGAGAAATAAGTTCCCTAATGGGAGATGTGGATTTCTAACAAAAAGAATCTGATCCCCCGCCTTCCTTTTTGGAGTGGTTTTGGTGCATACTGGTGAGCGAGTTTTGCTGATGGTGTAATCTGGATGGTCATTAGAGATCTTCACTAATTCAGGGCCTATTCTGTGGAGTATTCCTTGCAACACATGTAATTGCTTAAATGCTATCATGATAAATGTGGCACAGAGTGAGTGCTCCtggattaaaaaatatatcacagGAATTCAAGATAAATATGTTAAAGGGAGTGTTTATTTTTGAATTTGAAGGACATCAGGACAATCCTTACAATTCAGCCAAAGAATGTGGAAGCCTCTCCCAGTTTCTGTCTCATGATGATAAACTTAGTACTGTAGTCTGCTTTGGGAACGCATAGATAAAGATTTGTGTAGGTGAGATTGGGAGAGTGTTCCCTACACCGTGGGCAAGAGTTTAACTTCTTTATTTACTGCATAGCGTTGAATGAGACCATCTCTGTAGTCTCAGGTCCAAGCAGATTGCTATGTGATCTCCTGGCTTCCATTTTAAATCCTGATCCTCATTCAAACGCTGGGCTGGCTGAGAGAAAATGTTGGCCTTCAGAGCATTTTCAAAAGGTTGGGGGAAGCTCCAGGCCTTGGTTAGAAGCTAGCAGCAAACCGAAGTGAGGTTAAATGTGTGGTTGTGTTTAACATAgctatccccaccaccaccacctcctgaaTAAACAGCCATGGAGATGGAAGTCAGTGAACAGGACTGAGACTATACCATGTGAAGAAGGAGATTTCACCTTCTCCTGTGCTGCAGTCCCAGTGAAAATGCCCCCCAGACATCTGCTGCTACCCTCAGGAAGAAAGCTTCTGTTGATGCCTCCCTCCCAGGACGGGGTTTCCACTTCAGAAGCGGGGAGGAATCCCAATTGTGGCACAATCTGTAATTTCTGTGTATACTATATAGGACTGTTCAGGACATCTAAACTGTCATTCACCACCACCTCATGTGACTGCAAGTTCCTTAAATGAAGAACTACTTTCTTATGTCTGTCCTAAACAGCGTTTTCACAAGCTTGTCTTGTAGTTTTGGGTTCTCTGCCTCCTTTGTAGTAAGTAATACAGGGGTAGTAAGTAatacctcagatatgctgatgatactaccttgatggcagaaagtgaggaagaattgaagaaccttttaatgagggtgaaagaagagagcgcaaaatatggtctgaagctcaacatcaaaaaaactaagatcatggccactggtcccatcacctcctggcaaatagaaggggaagaaatggaggcagtgagagatttcactttcttgggttccatgatcactgcagatggtgacagcagtcacgaaatcagaagacgcctgcttcttgggagaaaagcaatgacaaacctagacagcatcttaaaaagcaaagacatcaccttgccgacaaaagtccgtatagttaaagctatggttttcccagtagtaatgtacggaagtgagagctggaccataaagaaggctgatcgccgtagaattgatgcttttgaattatggtgctggaggagactcttgagagtcccgtggactgcaagaagatcaaacctatccattctcaaagaaatcagccctgagtactcactagaaggacagatcctgaagttgaggctccagtactttggccacctcatgagaagagaagaatccctagaaaagaccctgatgttgggaaagatggagggcacaaggagaaggggacgacagaggatgagatggttggacagtgttcttgaagctactaacatgagtttggccaaactgcgagaggcagtgaaggataggcgtgcctggcgtactctggtccatggggtcacgaagagtcggacacgactgaacgactgaacaacaacaacaagtaatacatggtgtcctgcagatgttgctagactccagctctcctcagtcccagccagcatgacccaaCTGACTACTCCTGAAATAGTATAGCATAATCTATTTCAAGTAATAATTTTCAGGCATTCCACATTTCCGGCTTTCTAACTGTGTCACTCATGGATTCTTCTAGAGACCAGTTCCTTATTCTGATACTTAATATATTCCAAATTATATATGGACAgagctttttaattttaataatttttcaTCTACTGGAAAGTGACATTTCTCTCTCACGATAAAAAGCAAAGCCTCGTTTTCACTCCATTATCAAGAACGAAAGTGAAATATTGATAGTTACTCAATGAAGCGTGTGACCTATTTCTTGCTCTTCTATAAAGCAGGATGCAATAAGCTAATGATTTTTCCTCTGGTGACACTGTGCAAAGCCTTATAAGGCTGTGgaatgaataataattattattattattattattattattaagctaggAGAGACtgccaggatgtgtgtgtgtgtgttagtgcaCCAAAGTAGCCAGAATTACCGTAGCACAACATTTCCCCTTCTTAAgactgtattttaattattattatttttaaaatgtgacatttgAACTGCAACAATTAACCAATTTCATAAATCTAATGAGaaacttcctttctctctcctctgtaAATCTTGTCCCACTGCTCCACAAAAAAAACTTCTCTgatttaaaaacaagacaaaacatgGGCAGGTGTGTGTGGTGGAGAGGGGTTGGATAAAGATCAGAACAGATGTACAATTTGGTTTTCAGTGAATGCTTTTATTCAGAACATATGGAATACACTTGACCAAAAATTGGGGAGGGATTGCATGTGGTTTTTCTTTATAGCTGGGCTAATGTTAGGGGCTAGCTCAGGGAGTCTGATTTCTGGGTCTTTTGTGCTGAGCCCCATATCTTCTGCCCCTTTCCTCAACTTAAACTTTGCTTTTATTGCAAAGCACAGTGCTGGCGAGACCCCAGCCACTCACCGTCTTAATTTGTTCAGAGAcctaaatttgtgtgtgtgtgtgtgtgtgtgtgtgtgtgtgcgcgcacacacacacacacacatgcacacacacacacccctttcataTTCCATTTCCCAGAAGGGTTTTTTAAGGTACTGAGAAGCGCCCCTGCTTGCAACTGCCTACCAAACCTGGTGGTGGTGTTTTGAAAGCAAACTTTGCCAGTGCCTCAATGCAAATCCTGCCCCAGGATTCTTCTTCTGGCCTCCAGACTCATCCTTTTACTCTGCAACTGCATCAGTCTAGGGAGCAAGGCACCAGGCTTCTCCACTGGTCCTCTCCTTGGTCCAGCACTGTGGACAGGCTCCATCCCCATGTGCCACGGCAGCTGCTAGCAGCCGCTTGCCACAGGCTCTTTCCCTTCCAGGGTGCATCAGCTTCTGAGCGCCCTGAGTCCCAGCTTGTGTTTTGCTGTCACCTTtgttgctttcctccttccttcatttcacctctgttcctttccccccccccatccccacccctgtTACCAGGTCAAGACTGAAATCAGCGTCGAAAGCAAACACCAGACCCTCCAGGGACTGGCTTTTCCTTTGCAGCCAGAAGCTCAGCAGGCCATCCAGTTACTAAAACAGAAGAAGATCAATTACATCCAGCTGGTGAGAAGTCCGTTTTTCACTATTCGGTTTGGCCTTTTGAATGCCTCTTGGACTTCTGTGCAAGCCCTGCTTGTTCAAAAGCTCTTGGTTTCCCCCGAACCAAATGTTGTTCTGAAGTGTGTCTTCTTGCCTTTGTTTATACAGAAGCTGGACCTGGAACAGGAGACCATAGACTTGGTCCACACAAACGCCACTGAGATAGCAGACCTGCCTAAAAGAATTCCTCAGGATTCAGCCCGTTACCACTTCTTCCTGTATAAGCACTCTCACGAGGGAGATTATCTGGAGTCAGTTGGTAAGCTCTGGCCAAATCTACAGCcttgtctttgttttttttacagagcAGAATTTTGCTTGCCCTTTGCAAACTGTATCCGTGcctgtccattcttccttccttccttccttccttccttccttccttccttccttctagacAGGCATAGGAATTTATCTTCTGAATGTATCAAAGGGCTCTCCCCGCCTGTGCAGGTTCTTCTGTCCATGAATCTGGGGAACCGTGAGAATGTGCCTTTTAAGTCCTTTCTGATTATACATATTTGCTCATGCAGTTTCTCCAGTGCCAGAAGCCTCATAAGCCATTGGCTTAGTGCAAAGAATTCTGATATAACCAATACTAGAGCTTTTGGAAACAATACAGTACATGAAAAGGAAGATGCTTGCCTGCAAAACTTTTTCCTACTCTTTGTGTTCTGCACTTCCTTCCATTATAGTCGTTGCATGCATGGTTTCGCTCCCTATAGTTTTGTGGAATTAATCATGGCCGGACCCAGGGATGACTGATTGTCCTGTTTTCTCTTCCTTGCAGTATTTATCTACTCCATGCCTGGTTACAAATGTAGCATCAAGGAACGCATGTTGTACTCCAGCTGCAAGAGCCGACTGCTTGACTCTGTGGAACAAGATTTCTGCCTAGAGATTGCAAAGAAGGTAAGCCTAGGCTGCCGCCACCCCTTGACCCTTAAATTTATATTTGATGAAATCCTCCTCCTTTCATATGGACACTGGAAGCTGTGGATGGTGTGAAGGACTGGTGGGACATTAGGTGAAGATTCTTCCAGAGGAATTCCTCAGGACCCAGTATATAACCTGGGGAAGTGTCCTGATGGTTAACATTTGATCTTAAAAACCTTAAGACCAATCatttacaaaatatttaaatactttAGTAGTAGGAGATCAGCTAGAGAGTCAGTTGGGCTTTTGCATGACAAAGGTGGCAAATACATGTTAAAGAAGGAAAAAACAGACTGCAGGGAAGCTGAATGAATCAGCTGCATCTGTCTTCCCAGCAGAAGATGTAGGGCAGATCCTGGCCATCTAAGGAAACTGTGCCTTGTCCCTAAAATCAGATTGCAGATTGGAAGattgctgattaaaaaaaaaaaaaaaggatccaAGGGATTACAAGCCAGTTAGCTTAACTTCTGTTttgggaaaactggtggaaaccATTATTAAGGATGGAATTACCAAGCATCTGGAAGAAGAGTTCTTTGCAGCCACGGGATGAGAGGACAGGTCCTCTCTTAGATGAGTAACTGCttaaggaaaaggaagcagagaatAGGAATAACTGGATAGTtctcacagtgggggggggggggttgatgaggGAAATCTTGGCCAAGAGAAATTTCAAAATTGCATGGCTGGCCTACAAAATGATGAAAAGCTCGTTGCTCAGATGAGGAGCTGAGATACTCAGATTCTGGAGACGAAAAGTAGATCTGCTTGGAAGCAACATTTTAGAGTTGGTGCTGGATGGGTAGAAATGATTTTGGGAAAAGAGGTGGACGAGGGCGGTAAGAGTGGCATTTACGAGGAAGACAGTCCTTGTCTCACCTGAGATGTAGGTGTTTTCGGAGGCCATGGCCGAGGGCtgcatttcctctttcctctttgccAGATTGAAATTGATGATGGAGCTGAGCTGACAGCAGAGTTCCTGTACGATGAGGTCCACCCCAAGCAGCATGCCTTCAAGCAGGCCTTTGCCAAACCCAAGGGGCCTGTGGGAAAGAGGGGACAGAAGCGACTTATCAAAGGACCAGGCGAGAATGGCGAAGACAGTTAAACCCTCGTGGACAGGAGGACGGGTCAGGAAAGGGGCTGCGGGTGCCTACCAGCCTCTGGAATCGCAGCTCCAACCAAATCCACTTCTCTGCATCTGAGCCTGTCCACCGAACTCCAGAGCTGTTTCCTCCATCTCTTCTTTCAAAGTCGTCTCCACCTGGTTTCATTAGGGGGAGGGAGGGTAGGAATCtgagggcagggaggaagagagagaacttCCAAgccatttctcttcctttttgctCTGTCGTCGTGTAAATCCTGGGAGGGAGGGTAACCATAACTGTTCTAGATTGAAATGACTCTTGAAACTGATGCTCCTGTTTACTGCTTCATATTGTCACCTGGTTTACTTGGAATCGGCACCATTCAAAGGATTTTCTTCACCACTTATCTGGGGTGGGGTATTCACACGCAAAGAGCAGAACTGTACCTACCCACCCACCTCCACAAAAAACCTTCCAAATGCCTTTTTTCTCACTGTTACAAAACAGTGCATCAATAGTCTTTGGAAATTCCCATACAATTAATGTCACGCTTTACCAAGATGGCAAGTTTGCCTAGGAGTTGACTCAGTGCTCACTATTTGAGGTTTAAGGAGTGTGTTCCAGGGATTAACACTGCAGCAggatctcccctcccctcccccttttttctttaaaaccgTGGAGTTGGTGGGCGAGGTGCTAAAGGTTAGTGGGATTTGCTCCAACGGCAGAGGTGTGTTGTTTGGATGAAGAAAAGCTGTTCGTCTCCAGGCAGCTGAAGGAGAGGCAGCTGTTCCTGATAGTGGCTCTCATTTCACCAGTGAAGAGGCTTGGCATCCAGTTCTAGGCCTTACCAGGTAGCCTTGTTTGTGGCGCCACAAATCCACATACAGGTCCTAGATTTCACTGTCCACTTTTATGAGTTTTGTAAAGCTGTTCCTTGGAGACCACTACACAGTTTCTCTCCCAACCTCCTCTGCCTCACTTTGATGGCTCATTGTTGCAGCCACATGAGAAGACAAGAGCAATTAGAAATATGGAAGATTGTTGGTGCAATCCCTGCCCAGTTCCTCTTGGTTGGCCCTTTGACATTCTTAATTTAAGGctgccacttcttcttcttcttttgtcacCTCCATGTATAGCTCTGGTATGCTTTACCGCACATTGCCACACCAGCACCTCACCTTTCAATTGGCTCCCAGCCAAATGGCCGTGTCAACTTACCTAGCTGTTGCTCCGACTTACAGGAACTGCCTTTTCTCAAGCTAGATGGTTCCAAATGTTGCGTTCAACTGGCCGTTGGCTGTGAAGCCTTTGGGCTCCTTGGCCCAGTGACGCATTTGCTCAGGTGTCATCATCCTCCTCCCCCGATCGTGACACCTGCACTGGCACCTGCAGGTTACAATGCAAAACCACGCTGATCCTTAGCTATACAGTAAAGCTTTGCCAAGCTAAGGGAATATTGGCACTTCCACAGGATGCTGAACGCTGAACAGGTTGTCTTCTTCATGGGATGCACTTTCCCCGTGACAGATGTTGTTCACCATGGCGGGAATGTTCTGTGCCTGAGAGTGATTGCTGCAGATTCACGTAAACCAGGTGGAAGGAAGGGGCAGCTGCTGGTGTGGCAGTGTTACCCATGTGCAGGGGAGGCTGGAGCAGCTCATGATGGAAGGGCAGTTGCAttgccaggggtggtggtggtggtggaagaagtCTTCTCGATCCGCTCTGAATGCAAGAGTAGAAGTAGGCCCTGACTCAGCTCAAGCCAGCAATGTGACCCAGATTGGGGACTTCTGAAACCCATTGTAGTAGATGACGATGTGTTCATTCCATGGGGGTCACTGAATTTAACATGCATGATTAAACTTCTCCTTCTGACCCCTAGGGAGCTTCTTAGTGGTCTGTTTTGTATctcataaaaaaaaactccacacaaATACTAAGCCTTTTTCTCCCtttactctttttttcttttcttacataGCCAATTGTGTGGTGTTAGCTTGATGGCTTTGAATCGTGATttcttccctgcccctcccccccttttaatgaaGTCAGTGTATTCTTTTGAAGTCTACAGAAGAGGCAGATAATTTAAGCAGCAAAGAATGCTGCAACAGTTGTGAAGGAAAGAGCCTGGGTTTTCTCTAGCTCGCTCATTCCCATGGTGGAAACAGCTGGGACTTGGGCCTACGATTCAAGAAAGGAAGGGCAGGTTTCTCCCAAGTTCAAAGCACACTGCCCTAGAGCAGTTTCAAGtatctggctttttaaaaatgattttaaaaatacagaacagCTCATGCCATAAATTCAGAGGAGAAACCTAGATTTTAACTCTCCCataatctttttattttcttgagaGGTATGCTGGAAGGATCGATAAGAAGACATTGATTAGGTTCAAAGTTAGGCCTAGCTCAGCATGTCACGTTCAGCCAAGAGGATCCAGATTCAAATAGGGATAATGAAATCCTCTACTgggggttttctctctcttttgcctataTTTTCTGTGACCAAAACCCAAACTGTCAAGCTACATTCAGGGACTGCAGTAGTAGGTGGTATCATTCCTCCACCCCCAATTCTTGTTCCTAGAGCACCATAACTGTTGAGAACTCTAGGCCAGGAGTTGCCAAGCTGGTGCACTCCACATGTcaaactcccaattcccatcaacccctgctGGCACGATGGGAGTTGCATTAAAACAACATTTGAAGGATACCACACTGGCTGTCCCTGCTCTAGGctctctttccctgccccccGGCTGCCATTATTTGGCTTATCCCtaacccccccacctcccagtaACAATCCTGTGGGGCATGTCTGCATTGTAAGTGGAGTGTGCTATGCACATGTGGGGTTATCTAGCCCACCTGTGTTTCATTCATGTGCTTCtgggtgttgccaccctctgtgGGCATTTTTACTGCCACTGTGAGACATAGTGAATCAGCGAAAAGCTTTCTTGTCTTGAGATAATGCATACTGGTGCCTCTGTCATCCCATTCCCTCAGGAATGTGCAGGAAGTCAATCATTTTTAAGAGCATCTACCCAAGGCCCAAGCAAAGGGACATCCAGATGTGAGCATTTGCTGACTCAGATGCATTTCCCATTCTGTAGCTGGAAGACGGTGACCAGCATGTCACAGCATGTCTTTGggatccccatccctgccaaagaTTAATAAAACAAGGATTTCATTCCATTTTAAGTTTGTCTAGCAAGGTCATGTTCTATTTAATAGATTAGCCCCATGTTCATTATCCCACAACAAGTCCAAAAGGAATTTGGTGGCTAAAGCAACCAAGACCTAGCTTGGCCTTGTGTGATATTTGGACTCCATTAGATTGGTCTGAATCTATTATTTTGCTGTATTAATTCAGAACATTACCGTGTAATGGTGATGGTCCAATCAGCAGCCTCAAGTGCATGATCAGTTATGATTTAAGGACCTGTAAGAACTTCcatgaaggaaaaagagagaattgGTAGCCTACATCTCAGTACTCCCTTTCTTCTCTCATTTTCTCCTCCCCACTAACACTAAAGGCCAAATCTCAGGATTTAAGAGAGACTAGTTACAGAATCGTTGTGTCTCCCACCGCCTACCCACTGACCCATGAACATGACCGGTGTGGTTACTCCACTATGCGATCTAAATATTTGGAGCTTCTCTCTTTTATGTAGGGGTAACCCTTGTTTCCGAGGTGACAAGACGACTTTCAAAATCAGCCATGCTGGATGAAGATCACAGTTATGTGACAATCCCATAAATATCCAGCCTTCCTGCACCCCATCCTTCACAAGTATCCATCCAATCTGTACAGTAGaaagctcaccccaccccaccttaccTGTTTTGGAGGAAACACCCCAGCAGTGGAACGCTTCTAAGCTGGAGAGGAATGTTATTCAGAGCATGGGAGACCCTTCCTCCCATGAGTATCCTCAGGTGTCTCTGCCTGTGGAAATCATTTCCCACCCTTAAAACATTCTCCAAATTTATTAGGCTGGATCAGAATCAATGAGTCAAGATAACGTCATAATTTTGCCATGTAGGAGTCAAGTCAGAGAAACAGAAGACATGGTTTCTTCCCCTTTAAAATGTttcaatttatttcagtgggccCACTAATATTGCATCAGTAATGGTGGCCAAGGTAGTTGCTGGAGTGTCAGCTGTACTCTCATTTGGAAATTGTTTTGACCTGAATCGTTTTGGCGTTATATGGAAGCCCAGGGGCAATGCTTTGAAGTGGCAGGAGCCCATAGAGCACTGAGACTATGCTAATACTGAAGAACAGTAgggtgtttctgcacatgctcggtGGAGGCTGTGATAGGTTTAGTGCACACTCTGCTCTAACAGGTGCTTAGCTGTAGTGGCTGAAAGGCAGGGCCAATGGACAGTGTGGTAAAAGTGATGAGTTCTTCACAGCCGTCACTTGACTGTAACTTGCCACAGTGACGAGCAAGCCAGAAACTACCACTACCTTATTCACACTAACAGCACGCAGAATCTTAACATGAGCACCAGAGGTTTGGAGAAACTTAGGAAATGCACATTCCTGATTGGACTGGGTGAGGATGTGGATTTGTAGATTATGGGGGAGGCAGGGCACACTGTACTGAATGCTgtattttctaaaaaataaaataaaaagtatttttaaaacaatcaggTTTTGTGTATTTCTTTAGTAGGTTGAGGCAACTGCCAGCCCTGTGTTGGCTACTTGAAAGTTCACTATGCAAAGACCGCCACCTGGCAGAGAGACTCAGTCGTCGGTGGTACCCACTCACATTACGAAGTGAATTTTGCTCTGCCTCAAAGACTGATGGGAAATTTTGCTTAGACATGGTAGACTTCAGCTCGCTAAAGAGGATAACTCTCTGTATAGCTGCATTTGCCATATGGTGAGATTGTAGGTACCTCCCATGACTTTTCTGGTGGTTTTAGATGTCTGGTACTTGACAAAACCATTCCTATTCAGCAGCGGTGGGCAAAATCcttatttcctccctctctccatggCCAATTTTGACAGATGGatggggctgccca is from Lacerta agilis isolate rLacAgi1 chromosome 2, rLacAgi1.pri, whole genome shotgun sequence and encodes:
- the TWF2 gene encoding twinfilin-2 isoform X5; this encodes MTHQTGIHEQLVLGAYKELSRRWDKDYDSFVLPLLDELQPCYILYRLDTQNAQGYEWLFISWSPDNSPVRLKMLYAATRATVKKEFGGGHVKDELFGTVKEDISLSGYQKHVSSYSAPAPLTAAEQELQQIRINEGKTAQDLHSLASSSEMVKTEISVESKHQTLQGLAFPLQPEAQQAIQLLKQKKINYIQLKLDLEQETIDLVHTNATEIADLPKRIPQDSARYHFFLYKHSHEGDYLESVVFIYSMPGYKCSIKERMLYSSCKSRLLDSVEQDFCLEIAKKIEIDDGAELTAEFLYDEVHPKQHAFKQAFAKPKGPVGKRGQKRLIKGPGENGEDS
- the TWF2 gene encoding twinfilin-2 isoform X2, whose translation is MTHQTGIHATTELKDFFAKARNGSVRLIKIVIEDEQLVLGAYKELSRRWDKDYDSFVLPLLDELQPCYILYRLDTQNAQGYEWLFISWSPDNSPVRLKMLYAATRATVKKEFGGGHVKDELFGTVKEDISLSGYQKHVSSYSAPAPLTAAEQELQQIRINEDLHSLASSSEMVKTEISVESKHQTLQGLAFPLQPEAQQAIQLLKQKKINYIQLKLDLEQETIDLVHTNATEIADLPKRIPQDSARYHFFLYKHSHEGDYLESVVFIYSMPGYKCSIKERMLYSSCKSRLLDSVEQDFCLEIAKKIEIDDGAELTAEFLYDEVHPKQHAFKQAFAKPKGPVGKRGQKRLIKGPGENGEDS
- the TWF2 gene encoding twinfilin-2 isoform X1, which produces MTHQTGIHATTELKDFFAKARNGSVRLIKIVIEDEQLVLGAYKELSRRWDKDYDSFVLPLLDELQPCYILYRLDTQNAQGYEWLFISWSPDNSPVRLKMLYAATRATVKKEFGGGHVKDELFGTVKEDISLSGYQKHVSSYSAPAPLTAAEQELQQIRINEGKTAQDLHSLASSSEMVKTEISVESKHQTLQGLAFPLQPEAQQAIQLLKQKKINYIQLKLDLEQETIDLVHTNATEIADLPKRIPQDSARYHFFLYKHSHEGDYLESVVFIYSMPGYKCSIKERMLYSSCKSRLLDSVEQDFCLEIAKKIEIDDGAELTAEFLYDEVHPKQHAFKQAFAKPKGPVGKRGQKRLIKGPGENGEDS
- the TWF2 gene encoding twinfilin-2 isoform X3, whose amino-acid sequence is MTHQTGIHATTELKDFFAKARNGSVRLIKIVIEDEQLVLGAYKELSRRWDKDYDSFVLPLLDELQPCYILYRLDTQNAQGYEWLFISWSPDNSPVRLKMLYAATRATVKKEFGGGHVKDELFGTVKEDISLSGYQKHVSSYSAPAPLTAAEQELQQIRINEGKTAQVKTEISVESKHQTLQGLAFPLQPEAQQAIQLLKQKKINYIQLKLDLEQETIDLVHTNATEIADLPKRIPQDSARYHFFLYKHSHEGDYLESVVFIYSMPGYKCSIKERMLYSSCKSRLLDSVEQDFCLEIAKKIEIDDGAELTAEFLYDEVHPKQHAFKQAFAKPKGPVGKRGQKRLIKGPGENGEDS
- the TWF2 gene encoding twinfilin-2 isoform X4, producing MTHQTGIHATTELKDFFAKARNGSVRLIKIVIEDEQLVLGAYKELSRRWDKDYDSFVLPLLDELQPCYILYRLDTQNAQGYEWLFISWSPDNSPVRLKMLYAATRATVKKEFGGGHVKDELFGTVKEDISLSGYQKHVSSYSAPAPLTAAEQELQQIRINEVKTEISVESKHQTLQGLAFPLQPEAQQAIQLLKQKKINYIQLKLDLEQETIDLVHTNATEIADLPKRIPQDSARYHFFLYKHSHEGDYLESVVFIYSMPGYKCSIKERMLYSSCKSRLLDSVEQDFCLEIAKKIEIDDGAELTAEFLYDEVHPKQHAFKQAFAKPKGPVGKRGQKRLIKGPGENGEDS